Within Rhododendron vialii isolate Sample 1 chromosome 12a, ASM3025357v1, the genomic segment GACTTTCGATCCTTGTTGAGGATCGGGAGTGGGCTCACAATGGttcaaaaccaaaccaagctgGAGGATAGGAACTAGACCAGAGCTTGGTGACTTGGTCTCCTCTCCCCTCCGCCGTTTCTCTCCCCACTTCCCACTTCAAGTACCATTACAGTTAGATCTGATCAATTACGTTCGGAAGAATTAAATGTTATAGTACTATTAGttttgacaaataaaaaaagaaggtttttaaTTTACTAAAATGCATTTCACAACACCACTGGGGATGACAAAGCCGACTCATATATTTTGGAAGCCCAAAGCAAATTTCCTATATTGAGCCCCTTCCATAATAatgaatttcttaaaaaaataataaaagtacaaaaaaaaaaaaaaaaattgaaaggatACAATTAAAACAATATAAATGTAAAAAGATATGATTGTaagagtttttgaagaaaataagatacaattgtgtttttatttgaaacATTATGATATTATGTAAGTTACATTACAGTAGGGCCTCAATTTTAGACCAAAATTTGGGGGCCAGAAGCGGTCCTTATGAGCCGGCCTTGGGGGATGATAGGAGCAATTACGAAATTACCTAATACTTCTAACTTAAGCTTTATGCCTTTATCAATAAGCATTGCAATTAATAAATTAGCAATGCTTATTGATACATTAATTGCAAAGTGCAAACTAATACATTAATTTTCTTATCGTGTCATACAAGAAGTTAGTATGGAGAATTCTGTCTCGTTCAAAATACCGGCGAACCCGATTGTGAACAATTCACCAAATTCAAGATGCTGTTCCCGTAATTATTCTTGTTCTCTTCGAGATTGCCGCAGAAAGTTCCAGCGACCATACCGGAGTTTTCGCCCGCGATGGATGGGTACAGTTGATTAGAACTGTCGAACAACAGATCGCCAAGCCCTGCTGCTTCCATAAAATTAGGTAGCAGGATGTTTTCATTTCCTGTAGCCATAGAGTAGTCATCATGATCTGTGGAATATCCCAAGCCCTGAAGCTGCAATAGTTCAATCTCCATTCTTTCCAAGTCAGCCCCTGCTTTCATAATCATGGCTTCACCTGTATTGGAAAATTATCCAGTGTAAGCAATTAATTGACAAGAAAAATGTTCTGttaccagttttttttttctttccttcagactttcatttttatggaacgaatcggaaaagtaaaattttttacttttacccaaatattttgaacaagaaccacttttaagtaaaaaaaattcgactttttttttagttaaaagtggtcattattcaaaatatttgggtaaaagtaaaaaaattttacttttccgatttgtcTCATCGAAaagaatcaaaaagtcaaaaaaatttgacgcaaaactaccaaatgagaaaaaaaaattcaaataaggacaacaaaaaaagtgaaaaaaattgttAGCGGAACATCACTCAAAACAGCTGTGTTACGCTAACCGCTCTATTTTACTACTTAAACATTCACTTCTTAACATTTTACCGTTGATCTCGGCAATCAATAATCGGAATTTTAAAATCACGTACTCTTTCAGGGAAGAGTGATTTTAAAATCCGGACAgcccaaaatacttttgaacggtgAGATTAAAAGCAGTGGTGGAGCGGTGGACGTGGAGTCTTTGATCTCCAATTCAGACCATTAAATTAATTACTTCCAAATAAATTAGCACCGATTAATAACCTACGAGAATTTGTTGATACCCTATAGTGCGGAAAAAACAGgtacgttatatatatatatattgctgtCGTGGTACTTTTGACATTATGAGCCTAagctatttttttggagttctaaaTGAAAAAGAATGACCAAAAAAATGTCACATAATTAGATGTCTTGATAACTCATGTTTCCGGGAGGAAATAGATATTCGTGTTCCAAAaattactgatggcgctccatTGTGTTcatgaaattactagtaacttcacattATAAGTGGAGTGCCATCAGTAATTTtgggagcgcgaatatcaattttcttccgggaacactacaaaaaaagagagcaatactcacaaaaaatttgtcactAAAAATTTTTAGCTACACACTTTAGtgacaacttttttttcactattgctcaaattttttttttggtagtgaaAACAGATATAGAGAACAATTAATTTGACATTACCTTTttttgagaagttcaatgtGGATGTAAGAGAGTCAAGAGAACTATTAGTGGCGGCAAAGGTACGGGCGGCAAAGTCGTTATATTTTGGTGCTTTTAGCCATGATCCCAGCCAAGCTATTAGAACATCCAGACATAGTGGTTGGAGTGGCAGAGGCGGCAGTGGTCGTTTAGTTGTCGTTTCGTAAATGAGCTGAGTTGAACCCGAGGAGCCCAGTTGTGTTTGGAAAGGATTGGGGACTTGTAGCTTGGACTTCCAAACGAGTCGGGCTTCGGCTTCAAGCCGTGCGCCCTCCCACTGAGCCATGTGGCTGAGGTTGGCGGCGTCCTTCAACTGGTCAGGACTGCGGGCGTGGCTCTTCTGTTTATGAGTCACTGGATCGATTCCCATCTTGATTAACCTCTTTTTGAGGTGTGTGTTCCGGTAGTTCATCGGTTCTCTTTGGTAAGTGAGCTGCTATGACTGACCATCTAAATTAAATTAACCGAATTAGTGACAAGTATGATAAAAGAAAATACTACGTATGTTGTTTTTGTAAATCTATATCTGTATTAAAACTATTAtgcggaaa encodes:
- the LOC131309380 gene encoding transcription factor MYB106-like: MNYRNTHLKKRLIKMGIDPVTHKQKSHARSPDQLKDAANLSHMAQWEGARLEAEARLVWKSKLQVPNPFQTQLGSSGSTQLIYETTTKRPLPPLPLQPLCLDVLIAWLGSWLKAPKYNDFAARTFAATNSSLDSLTSTLNFSKKGEAMIMKAGADLERMEIELLQLQGLGYSTDHDDYSMATGNENILLPNFMEAAGLGDLLFDSSNQLYPSIAGENSGMVAGTFCGNLEENKNNYGNSILNLVNCSQSGSPVQNIQHNLHQVGPKSEKTYRLKVKHAT